The DNA sequence CGGGCTTCAGCCGTGCCTTTAATGGTTTCACGGTAGGCGATCTTAGGTTCAACCAGCTCAATCTGAACTTTGAAGCGTTCTTTTAGTTTTTCAAAAGCAACATTGATTTGTAGTTCGCCTTGTCCGGAAAGAACAGTTTGATGGAGCTCAGAATCCACTTCATAGAGTAATGTTGGGTCTTCTGCGTGAAGCAATGTGAGGCCTGAACTGATTTTATCTTCCTCACCCTTGATCAATGAAATCACGGCAAACTGGATATTGGGTCCTGGAAATTGAGTGGCTTTTAATGTCACAGGATTTTTAGGATGTGAAAGGGTGTCACCAGTATGTGAAATTTTCAATTTTACTGTGGCACCGATATCACCGGCATTGATGGAGTGAACTTCATCTCTGTCATGACCATTAATTGAATAAACATGGCCAAGACGTTCACTGCCACTCCTGGTTGGGTTTGCCAGATCCATACCCGAGTTAATCTGTCCAGCATACACACGGAAGAGACTTAACTCACCCACATGAGCTTCACTCATGGTTTTAAAGATCAGTGCACAAGTGTCTTTGGGATCATCAGCATGCAATTCAGTTCCATCTTCTGCGATGGCGGCAGGCATGTCTGCTGGTGAAGGAAAATACTTCTGAATCAATTCCATGAGGCGGGAAGCACCCACATTTGTAATAGAAGCTGTACAGAATACAGGAAAGATTTGTTTGTGTATAATGGCTTCACGGAGACCATGGCGTAAGTCATCCTCTGACAATTCACCCTGGTCAAAATATTTTTCCATCAAAGCTTCATCAGATTCAGCAACCTGTTCAACGAGCTCTGTGTACATGGTCTCTACTTCATCAGCCATGGCTTCAGGCAGATCTTCCATTGTATATTTGCCACTGCCATCATTGAAGACCAGGGTCTTTTTGCGGATGATATCTACAATTTTATTAAACCCGATGCCCTCATTGACAGGAAGCTGCAAAGCCGTGACATGGTTGCCATAGGTATCTTTGATACGGGCAAAGGCTTTGAGGAAATTAGAGTGTTCTTTATCCAGTCCAGTAACAACAAAAGTACGGGGAATGTGGTAATCATGACTGTAATTCCACATATTTTCAGTGCCCATTTCAGGACCGTGAGTTCCATCTACAACAATGAGACTGGTATCAGCGACCCTCACTGCGCTCAAGGCGTCACCTATAAAATCTGTAAATCCGGGGGTATCTAAAATGTTTAATTTTGTGTCCTGCCATTCAATAGTCATTAAAGATGTACCTACTGAACACTGACGTTCGATTTCTTCTGGACGATAGTCAGATTTGGTGTTCCCCTCTGCAATGGTCCCCATCCGTGTGGTTAACCCTGCAGAATGCAGCATAGCTTCAGTCAAGGCGGTCTTCCCTGACGAAGCGTGGCCAACAATGGCAACGTTTCGGATATCCTTTGTCAAATAGTCTTTCATTCTCAACTCCTCAATAATGTTAAGCGTATATTATTAAATTATTCATACCATGAGAGATGGTATAAATACTGGTAATTTGTTGGTTCCAGAGAAGCATATATATTAATATTCTTGCTCAATTAATGAGCGTCCAAAAATCTCCATATTTAGAGGATTCGCAAGACATTTTTTAGCCCTGCGATTCGGCTATCAATAAGGAAATGGGGTAGAGAGGATGTGTACAGCAATGGGGGCTAAATCTTAATCCTTAGCTTTATTCTTTTTCAACTTCTGCCGGACCACCTGAATACCGGCTTATAATAAATGTGACATCATCCTCGAATGAAGATTTGCGGTTAAATTTTTCAATCTTCTCCAACAGATTACTTGCAATGACAGAAACATTTTGATCAAGATTTGCCTGAACAGCGCTGATGAGGCCACTTTCATCCAACAATTGACCAGCACTCCCAACGATCTCAGTGACACCATCGGTGTACATGAGCAGTAAATCGCCCCTCCTCAGAGGAACCTCTCCCATTTCATAGGTGAAATCAGGATCAAAACCCAGGAGTGGACCCCCGGCCTCAAGATGCTCAATACTTCCATCTTCGTGAAAAATGAGTGGTGCAGGATGCCCGGCATTCACATATCGAACAACCCCCTCGTCAACATCCATCTTGGATAGGAAAAAGGTGATCTGCTCATCCAACTCAGTTTCGTTGGTTAAATATCTGTTCAGATTGGTCATCATGGTTGCGAGGGGAAGGTTTTTTTGACTTTCATTGAGATAAGCCGCATAAAAATTTGACATGATAAGCGCACCTGAGATTCCCTTGCCAACCACATCGCCGATACCAATGTTAAACACATCCTCGGTCTTGCTGGAAAGATCGTAAAAATCACCGCTAATTTGCCGACATGGAATGTACCTCAGGTCAAATGAAACCTCATCATGGGCGGGAATTTCATTTGGAAGCAGTGATTTCTGAATACTCTCAGCTTTCGCCATATCCTCGCTTAAACCACTTTGCATATTGACATGCTTGTCGATTTTATAGCGTTCCATCAATACACCCGCCTGGGTTGCTATGGTCTGAAGAAAATCCAGATCATCCTCACTAAAGGCTGCGACTCGGTTGGATTCCAGATTCATAGCGCCATATACGATGGAACCACCGGCAATGGGTACACACAGTTCAGACCGGGAGTCTGGTCTTCCAGACAAATAGTCTTTTTCTCTGCGCACATCAGGAATGGAAATAGGTTTTTTAGAGGCTATGCACCTCCCTACTATCCCCCTGCCAATTTTTAATTTCAAGGGATTTAGTCGACGGGTATCATATCCACGCTGGAGAAACTTTTCGATATTCACACCTTCTGATGAAGCCAGAAAGACACCACAGGCATCAAAGGGGACAATGGTATTTACCTCGTCCAGGAGCAGATTAAATATCCGTGTTGTGTTTCGCGTTGCCGCCATTTTGTTGGCAATAAGCGTGAGTGCTTCCTGTTTCCGGGCTTCCAATTGGATACGATGGTAAAGTTTCCGTTTTTCCAGCAGAACAGCAATTTGATCGACAACAAAATTATATAGGGTTCCTGAGCGTCTCGCCTGCATATCCATGGGCATCTTATCCAGCAGAATAAATCCTGCCAGGCGGTTATTGGTTTTCAAGGGGATAGCCCATTGAAACAATTTGAAACTTCGATAATCCATGGCAGGTACATTAAGTGGTTCAGTCTGCAAATCGTTGACAGAGTATTTTACATTCACTAAATGGTGATTGGTATCAACAAGCTTTTTGAGGATTTCGTGTTCGCTGGCCAGGGTGATACCATCCAGGAACATGGGTTTGGGTGCGATGGAGGATTCAATTTTAAAAATCCCTTTGCGTCTCACAAAAAGAGCCACGATATCGGATTCAAAAAGAGATTTCAGGGTACGTGGAACCATATCCAGCATATCCCGGTAAGTTTCTACCTTTTCAAGATCATCCAGGATAATTCGGAAGTTTTCATTTCGTTCGTAATACGTAGATGCAATAAGCCGCAGTACCAGTTTACGTCCCCTGGACCGCAATGGAACGTACAAATTGATGATCAGGGTGGCAAAAACCACATTGGCCAGGATGGGGTGCTCACCAAAACCCAGAAACTGGTTTACCAGATAGCCCATTATTGAAAAAATGATGATAAGGGCCAGGGAGACCAGGAGCTCCTCGCGTCTAAGCATGTTGCTCTCCCTCGTCAAAAAGTGTTTCCACACCACCACCAACTTCCTCAATCATGGATCTTAGAACAGGAAGAACACTTATCTGGGACAAATCTTCCGTGGTGAATATTCGTGAAAATGCATAGTTCTGATGGGTGATAGGGATAAGCTTATTCATAATGATTACCCGCTCCGATTTTATACGGCAGGCATCTCCTTTGAAATCGCCCTTTTCAAAGCGAATGGTGTACCCTAATTTTTCAGCGAGAGATTCGAATTCATCTCTAATGCGTTCAGCCTTCATTTATAGCAATGAGTCCCTTTTTTCTTTTTCAAAACCATCCACCAGTTCTTTTACACGCTCAGTCTGCCCACGACGAATGATTAGCAGAGCATCCTTGGTATCAATAACCACAAGATCATCCACGCCGACAAGGGCAACTGTTTTCCCCTCAGCAAAAACCATATTATTTTCTGACCTATGAAATATCACTTCACCCTTTGCAACATTGCTGTCCTTGTCCTTCTTCCGCATTTCATATACAGCATCCCACGAGCCTACATCGCTCCATGAAAAATCGACTCGAACGACATAAACATTTTGAGCTTTTTCCATGACGCCATAATCAATGGATATACTTCGCAGTGTGGCCCATTCTACAGTAAGTACAGAATTCCAGACGGTTTTGCCAATGGCTCCCTTAATATTTTCCAGGCTGTCCCATATTTCTGGCAGGAAATCCTGAAAGCTTTGCAGGATGGTATCAACCCGCCAGACAAACATACCACTATTCCATAAAAAATCACCGCTTTTTAAAAACAGCTCTGCAGTTTTCAGGTCTGGCTTTTCAGCAAATGCCTTAACGGCGAAAATAGGTTCATCGGGATTGGTACGACCATGGTATTGAATGTATCCATAACCAGTTGCCGGTCGAGTTGGAACCACTCCAAAGGTGACCAGCCCCCGCATCTCGTTGGCAATTTCAATGCCTTGATGCATGTACTCGGAAAAGGATTTGACATCCTTAATATAATGATCTGCAGGAAAAACACCCATGATGGCATCTGGATCTCGGTGCTGGATGATAATGGCTGCCAGACCAATGGCAGGTGCTGTATTTTTACCTTCTGGCTCAATAAGAATATTTTCATCTGGTAGATCTGGACATTCAAGACGGATCGCCTCTTCCTGATCCGAATTTGTGATAATAAGAATCTGATCATCCCCAGTGAAATGTTTAAGCCGGTCAATAGTCATGCGCAGCATGCTTTTATTTCCGGCAATGGGAAGAAGTTGTTTGGGAGTAGCCCGACGGCTCTGTGGCCAGAAGCGTTTACCAACCCCACCAGCCATTATTACAGCAAAAAAAGACATATCTCCTCTTTTCTCTTATTTACGATGAAGCTTGGATAGTGAAAAGTGACCTTTGAAAACTAACTGCGCAGGTCCCTTTAACCAATATTGATTTCCCCGATGATCTACTTCCAGCTCTCCACCGGGAAATGATAGTTTGATGGGCCATTCAAGCTGCCACTTCTCATGAGCGAATATCGCTGACGCTGCAGCTCCGGTCCCACAGGCCAGGGTTTCCATATTCACACCCCGCTCCCAGGTTCTGACCTTGACGGATCCAGACACTTGCTCCACAATATTGACATTGGTACCCTGGGGGTGTGCTGGGTGGGCGTTCATCTTTCTTCCCAGGGGATCAAGATCCTCCATGGCAGTATCCTTAACAGGAACGATTAAATGAGGTACCCCGGTATCGATGAATCCACAACCCCTGTTTGGGGTGTCCCAATCCTGCAATTCGCCATTAACAATAATTTCCACATCCACCAAATCACCTGCAATACGATAATGGTGAATCCCATCATCTGCTGAAAAATTACCTGAAGATGTTACCCTGTCTCTGAATATGGCAAAACTCACCAGACAGCGTGCACCATTTCCACACATTTCTCCCCGAGAGCCATCGGCATTATAATAATTCATTTTAAAAGCTGCTGAGGGGTGAGACTGCAAAATCATGACACCATCGGCACCTATTCCAAAGCGACGATCACAAATATCAACAATCTGTTGCTTAGAAAGTTGTAAATCATCATTCCAGCTTTCAAAGATGATAAAATCGTTGCCTGCGCCGACATACTTATAAAAATCAAGTGAATTACTCATGCAACACCCAGATCCCCAGATCAGTTTCCCACCGGGCTCTCACCTTTATCTCATTGGGATAAAACCAGAAGGGTTCAGACCTTGCTGCTGGTCCCATACCACCACTCTGATAACGACCATCGCCGTTTTCATCAACATAGGCAACCAGGGCATAGGATCGTGCTGGTAGCCCCTCCAAAGTAGACACCTCGCCTGGTTTTAGCAGAAATTGACGGTCAATCCCCTTTCCTGTCAGGCGACATTCCAATACATGTACTCCCATTTGAATGACCTTCAGGCTGCCCAGGGAATCCTGATTTACGAGTTTTAATTTTCCAGACTGCAGGCTGTCCAGGTCACGACCATTCAGAGGTGCGTATAGATGTCGAGTTTCTATGTGCCACTGGTAGGTTTTGCCACCCTGGAGCAGAGTGTCCGTGGTAAAAAGCCATTCCATGGTATGTTGTTTTTCAAGGTTACCTGAGATGGTCACCGAGTCCCTTTTTGCATCCACCACAGAAAAAGCGCTATCTGATTTAAACAGGACTGGCAGATTTGAATTCAATTTGATTTTTGAAGCTGCCTGAGATGTTCCAGGATTGTCTTGATTCGCCCAATTAACTTTTATTTTTCCCAGAGCCAGTGTGTCAAATTTTGATGCAGAGGTGAATATCAAGGTATCAGAATTCAACTCGTATCCACTGGTATCCAGAAAACTGTGAATCCAAACCCGTGAAGTATCTTTTAAGGGACTGGCGATATCCAGATTCATGGCAAAATTATCATCTTCAACTTTTGAAGTCCCTAGTATGGGTATCTTAAGCCCATCGATGACTAGCTCCACTGATTCCAAAGCTTCTGCTGAGACCATCCTATTAGCTCTAATTTGTATGAATTGATCAGCAAGCTGCGACACACCAAGTAATTTCAGACGCTTCAAGGGGACTACCTGTGGCCAAATTTTGTGTTGGGTGAGGATACTATCAGTTCTCGCCCACACTGAAGCAACTTCTGGTCGTCCAAAATAATCATCACCATCAATCAGCTTATTTTTGTTTCTGTCCCAATGATAAAAAAGCATGTAGGAACGCTCAGCCAGATAAGGCAGCTCGAAATGTCCAGTTTCATCAGGTTGAAAAACATAATCAGCCTTTTCTTGTCTCAATTGCGAGAGGTCAGTATCAAACTTTCTATATAGAAGAAGATCACCATTCTTTTTAATGTCCTTTGATCCGGAAATTGTCCCTGTCAGACGACCAGCATTCAAGTCTCCACCTGTACTGAAGGCCATCACATATGTAGCTTCAAGTCCATTACCTCGCAGGTCCTGAACGCCCTTATCCAATGTGAGGAGATAGGTTTCATTGGAGTCAAGGGGCTCACTGAATTTTATTTTCAACCAGGTCCAACTAGATTTTATCTCGTATTCGCCAGGTGGTCGTGGCCAGATTTGCAGAGATGAGCTAAATGTCGCTTTTTTCATCTGCTCATTGAATTTAATCAGAATTTCCGTATTGCGATCCACATTGACAGTCTCATTCTCAGGAGAACTATAAATGATGAGAGGTCCCTCTTTATCTTCCGGGCCGCCAGTTATGGGACGTTCGCTGGCACAGGTCATGAGCCCGAAAACTATTACTGGAATAAACGCGGAGAAAATTAATTTACGCATGTTTTTGCTCCAGGGTATAGGGGATCGAGGATCTCAGTGTCATTGAATCGGGTTTTAATTTTGTCGTATATATCATTAATTCTACACCATCTTTCACTGAGTCTTGCAAGGCCTGTGCAAATTCAGGGTCTCTCCCCCAATGCGGTTCGAAGGATACTGCATCTGACCGTTGAACAATGAACAGAACGGCTGCAGAGCGCTTGGGTGTGATGGAATGGGCGAGATGCAGCACATGACGCCTCCCCCTGGAGGTCACCGCATCCGGGAATCTGGCTATTCCTTCCTCCACCAGGGTGGCTGATTTAACTTCCAACAATTTTTCATTGCCATCTCTCTCAAGCAAAAAGTCAAATCGTGATTTCCCTAAGGTGTATTCCTGCTTTTTTACTGTCCAACCCTGAAGTTCTGAAATCAGCGAATTATCCAGACAGTAACGTACAAATCGATTGGGAAGTTGAGAATTTATTGAAATGAGTTCATCTCCGGAATAAACCATGACTGTGGCGAATTTGGTTTTTCTATTTTCCCCTGTTTTGGGTTCCACCAAAACTCGGGCTCCAGGGAATAGTAATTCTTTGAGACGCCCGGGATCTGGAACATGGGAGTTGTGAACTTTACCGTCAATTCTAACTCTTGAGAGGAATCTATTGGGGCGATTTACGAACTCGGCTTCTATCAATCCGGTAAAAAGTGACATCTCCATGGCTAATTATGCTTCTCCGCACGCTTCAAATTGTATCTGGCGAAAAAGTCCTGCTTAAAAGTTGCAAAGCTACCCTCAATGATGGATTGGCGCATCCCATCCATCAATTCATGATAGAAATGAATATTATGAATACTGGCAAGACGGTAAACCAGGAGTTCATTTGCTTTAAACAAATGTCGTAGATATGCCCGGCTGAAGTTCTGGCAGCAATAGCACTGGCACTCTGAATCCAAGGGAAAGTGAGCATCTTTTTCTCGAGCCGCTTTTACAGAGACAGGTCCATCCCAGGTAAACAATATCCCGTGGCGGGCGTTTCTGGTTGGGAGTACACAATCAAACATATCCACCCCCAGATTCACTGCTTCCACCAGATCTTCAGGCTTGCCTACTCCCATTAAATATCTCGGTTGATCCTGGGGCAGGATGTCAGTTACCACATCAGTGATGGCATACATATCAGCCTTGGGCTCCCCGACACTCAACCCACCAATGGCATATCCATCAAATCCCATGTCCACCAGTATTTTTGCACTTTCCTTGCGGAGCTCAGGATGCACACTCCCCTGGACAATCCCAAATAGCTGTTGCTCATGGTCATAAAGCGGATCAGTAGACCGAAAATAGTCCAGGCTTCTCTGCTCCCATCTGTGGGTAAGTTGCATGGAAGTTTTTGCCTGCTGAATGGTTGCCGGGTAGGATGTACATTCGTCAAATGCCATGACGATATCCGAACCCAGCACCCGTTGAATATCCATACTGATTTCTGAGCTAAGCTTGTGCTTGGACCCATCCAGACGGGATTGGAAGACAACCCCTTCTTCAGTGATCTTATTGAGCTGTCCCAGGGAAAACACCTGGTAACCCCCACTATCAGTGAGGATGGGACCATACCAGCTCATAAACTTGTGCAATCCACCAGCTGATTGCATGACCTCCATCCCAGGCCGCAGTAACAAATGATACGTATTCCCCAGGATTATTTGTGATCCGGTTTCTATAAGATCAACAGGGGAAAGTGACTTTACGGAACCAGCAGTGCCCACGGGCATAAACACCGGGGTATTTATAGAACCATGATCAGTATGTATTTGCCCTGCCCGAGCTTTGGTTTCCGGACAAGTGATTAAACCTTCAATTTTCATGAGTCTGGATTTACTTTTTTATTTTTCTATGATCAAAATAGTTCATCTACTGCAGCACTTAAACTCCGAACCGGCACAATGGCAAGTCCCAGATCTGCAAGTCCCTTGTGCTCCCCATGGGGTAGGATGATACGATTGAAACCAAGTTTTTTTGCTTCCTCGACCCTTCTTCGGATTT is a window from the Candidatus Neomarinimicrobiota bacterium genome containing:
- a CDS encoding diaminopimelate epimerase — translated: MSNSLDFYKYVGAGNDFIIFESWNDDLQLSKQQIVDICDRRFGIGADGVMILQSHPSAAFKMNYYNADGSRGEMCGNGARCLVSFAIFRDRVTSSGNFSADDGIHHYRIAGDLVDVEIIVNGELQDWDTPNRGCGFIDTGVPHLIVPVKDTAMEDLDPLGRKMNAHPAHPQGTNVNIVEQVSGSVKVRTWERGVNMETLACGTGAAASAIFAHEKWQLEWPIKLSFPGGELEVDHRGNQYWLKGPAQLVFKGHFSLSKLHRK
- a CDS encoding SpoIIE family protein phosphatase, encoding MLRREELLVSLALIIIFSIMGYLVNQFLGFGEHPILANVVFATLIINLYVPLRSRGRKLVLRLIASTYYERNENFRIILDDLEKVETYRDMLDMVPRTLKSLFESDIVALFVRRKGIFKIESSIAPKPMFLDGITLASEHEILKKLVDTNHHLVNVKYSVNDLQTEPLNVPAMDYRSFKLFQWAIPLKTNNRLAGFILLDKMPMDMQARRSGTLYNFVVDQIAVLLEKRKLYHRIQLEARKQEALTLIANKMAATRNTTRIFNLLLDEVNTIVPFDACGVFLASSEGVNIEKFLQRGYDTRRLNPLKLKIGRGIVGRCIASKKPISIPDVRREKDYLSGRPDSRSELCVPIAGGSIVYGAMNLESNRVAAFSEDDLDFLQTIATQAGVLMERYKIDKHVNMQSGLSEDMAKAESIQKSLLPNEIPAHDEVSFDLRYIPCRQISGDFYDLSSKTEDVFNIGIGDVVGKGISGALIMSNFYAAYLNESQKNLPLATMMTNLNRYLTNETELDEQITFFLSKMDVDEGVVRYVNAGHPAPLIFHEDGSIEHLEAGGPLLGFDPDFTYEMGEVPLRRGDLLLMYTDGVTEIVGSAGQLLDESGLISAVQANLDQNVSVIASNLLEKIEKFNRKSSFEDDVTFIISRYSGGPAEVEKE
- a CDS encoding mannose-1-phosphate guanylyltransferase, which encodes MSFFAVIMAGGVGKRFWPQSRRATPKQLLPIAGNKSMLRMTIDRLKHFTGDDQILIITNSDQEEAIRLECPDLPDENILIEPEGKNTAPAIGLAAIIIQHRDPDAIMGVFPADHYIKDVKSFSEYMHQGIEIANEMRGLVTFGVVPTRPATGYGYIQYHGRTNPDEPIFAVKAFAEKPDLKTAELFLKSGDFLWNSGMFVWRVDTILQSFQDFLPEIWDSLENIKGAIGKTVWNSVLTVEWATLRSISIDYGVMEKAQNVYVVRVDFSWSDVGSWDAVYEMRKKDKDSNVAKGEVIFHRSENNMVFAEGKTVALVGVDDLVVIDTKDALLIIRRGQTERVKELVDGFEKEKRDSLL
- a CDS encoding Ig-like domain-containing protein codes for the protein MRKLIFSAFIPVIVFGLMTCASERPITGGPEDKEGPLIIYSSPENETVNVDRNTEILIKFNEQMKKATFSSSLQIWPRPPGEYEIKSSWTWLKIKFSEPLDSNETYLLTLDKGVQDLRGNGLEATYVMAFSTGGDLNAGRLTGTISGSKDIKKNGDLLLYRKFDTDLSQLRQEKADYVFQPDETGHFELPYLAERSYMLFYHWDRNKNKLIDGDDYFGRPEVASVWARTDSILTQHKIWPQVVPLKRLKLLGVSQLADQFIQIRANRMVSAEALESVELVIDGLKIPILGTSKVEDDNFAMNLDIASPLKDTSRVWIHSFLDTSGYELNSDTLIFTSASKFDTLALGKIKVNWANQDNPGTSQAASKIKLNSNLPVLFKSDSAFSVVDAKRDSVTISGNLEKQHTMEWLFTTDTLLQGGKTYQWHIETRHLYAPLNGRDLDSLQSGKLKLVNQDSLGSLKVIQMGVHVLECRLTGKGIDRQFLLKPGEVSTLEGLPARSYALVAYVDENGDGRYQSGGMGPAARSEPFWFYPNEIKVRARWETDLGIWVLHE
- a CDS encoding elongation factor G; protein product: MKDYLTKDIRNVAIVGHASSGKTALTEAMLHSAGLTTRMGTIAEGNTKSDYRPEEIERQCSVGTSLMTIEWQDTKLNILDTPGFTDFIGDALSAVRVADTSLIVVDGTHGPEMGTENMWNYSHDYHIPRTFVVTGLDKEHSNFLKAFARIKDTYGNHVTALQLPVNEGIGFNKIVDIIRKKTLVFNDGSGKYTMEDLPEAMADEVETMYTELVEQVAESDEALMEKYFDQGELSEDDLRHGLREAIIHKQIFPVFCTASITNVGASRLMELIQKYFPSPADMPAAIAEDGTELHADDPKDTCALIFKTMSEAHVGELSLFRVYAGQINSGMDLANPTRSGSERLGHVYSINGHDRDEVHSINAGDIGATVKLKISHTGDTLSHPKNPVTLKATQFPGPNIQFAVISLIKGEEDKISSGLTLLHAEDPTLLYEVDSELHQTVLSGQGELQINVAFEKLKERFKVQIELVEPKIAYRETIKGTAEARYRHKKQSGGAGQFAEVMLRVGPLPRGEGIVFEETLVGQNVDRVFVPSVEKGITAASQEGFIAGFPIVDVKATFYDGKMHPVDSKDIAFQIAGKGAFRDACKQAKPTLLEPIFDVEVRVPEDYMGDVMGDLTAKRGRILGMDAEGHYQVLKAKIPQANLFKYASTLRSLTQGKASHKQKFSHYAELPKEEETKLIAALEAAKAEE
- the tgt gene encoding tRNA guanosine(34) transglycosylase Tgt; its protein translation is MKIEGLITCPETKARAGQIHTDHGSINTPVFMPVGTAGSVKSLSPVDLIETGSQIILGNTYHLLLRPGMEVMQSAGGLHKFMSWYGPILTDSGGYQVFSLGQLNKITEEGVVFQSRLDGSKHKLSSEISMDIQRVLGSDIVMAFDECTSYPATIQQAKTSMQLTHRWEQRSLDYFRSTDPLYDHEQQLFGIVQGSVHPELRKESAKILVDMGFDGYAIGGLSVGEPKADMYAITDVVTDILPQDQPRYLMGVGKPEDLVEAVNLGVDMFDCVLPTRNARHGILFTWDGPVSVKAAREKDAHFPLDSECQCYCCQNFSRAYLRHLFKANELLVYRLASIHNIHFYHELMDGMRQSIIEGSFATFKQDFFARYNLKRAEKHN
- the sfsA gene encoding DNA/RNA nuclease SfsA, which produces MSLFTGLIEAEFVNRPNRFLSRVRIDGKVHNSHVPDPGRLKELLFPGARVLVEPKTGENRKTKFATVMVYSGDELISINSQLPNRFVRYCLDNSLISELQGWTVKKQEYTLGKSRFDFLLERDGNEKLLEVKSATLVEEGIARFPDAVTSRGRRHVLHLAHSITPKRSAAVLFIVQRSDAVSFEPHWGRDPEFAQALQDSVKDGVELMIYTTKLKPDSMTLRSSIPYTLEQKHA